Proteins encoded within one genomic window of Pararhizobium capsulatum DSM 1112:
- a CDS encoding alpha/beta fold hydrolase translates to MLRSILAGLMLAIAVPAAAEVPQFPETFKTQEIATNGTTLHVRTAGKGPAVVLLHGYGETGDMWAPLAVALSHDHQVIVPDLRGMGFSAKPETGYDKKTEGQDIAGVLDALHVDQADVVAHDIGNMVAFAFAAQYPKRVTKLVLMDAPLPGVGPWEEILKNPLLWHFRFGGPDMERLVAGRERIYLDRFWNEFSADPSKWDEASRNHYAALYAQPGAMHAGFAQFAAFDQDAVDNKAFLEKGKLTMPVLAVGGEKSFGTTMAAVAGFAATDVTGAVIPASGHWLMEEQPEATVAVIVPFLDKK, encoded by the coding sequence ATGCTACGTTCCATCTTGGCCGGCCTTATGCTGGCAATCGCTGTTCCGGCGGCGGCGGAAGTTCCGCAGTTCCCGGAAACCTTCAAGACGCAGGAGATCGCCACCAACGGCACCACCTTGCATGTCCGCACCGCAGGCAAGGGGCCGGCCGTCGTGTTGTTGCATGGATACGGCGAAACCGGCGATATGTGGGCGCCGCTGGCGGTTGCGCTGTCTCACGATCATCAGGTCATCGTGCCCGATCTCAGGGGCATGGGCTTCTCGGCCAAGCCCGAAACCGGCTATGACAAGAAGACGGAAGGGCAGGATATCGCCGGTGTTCTCGATGCGCTCCATGTCGATCAGGCCGATGTCGTTGCCCATGATATCGGCAACATGGTTGCCTTTGCGTTTGCTGCGCAATATCCGAAGCGCGTGACCAAGCTGGTGCTGATGGATGCGCCGCTTCCCGGTGTCGGCCCCTGGGAGGAGATCCTGAAGAACCCGCTGCTCTGGCATTTCCGCTTTGGCGGTCCGGATATGGAGCGTCTGGTCGCTGGTCGCGAGCGCATCTATCTCGATCGTTTCTGGAACGAATTTTCGGCTGACCCGAGCAAATGGGACGAGGCATCGCGCAATCACTATGCGGCACTTTACGCCCAGCCCGGCGCCATGCATGCAGGTTTTGCGCAGTTTGCCGCCTTCGATCAGGATGCGGTCGACAACAAGGCTTTTCTTGAGAAGGGCAAGCTGACGATGCCGGTGCTGGCTGTCGGTGGCGAGAAGTCCTTCGGCACGACCATGGCCGCTGTCGCAGGCTTTGCGGCAACGGATGTCACCGGCGCGGTGATCCCCGCATCGGGCCATTGGCTGATGGAAGAGCAGCCGGAGGCAACGGTCGCCGTCATCGTGCCTTTCCTGGATAAGAAATAA
- a CDS encoding succinylglutamate desuccinylase/aspartoacylase family protein, which translates to MQTSEIVIAGDTPGIEWRLPVIRFKGSDAKAPSVYIQAALHANELPGTALLHFLCARLRKADEEGAILGDITIVPQANPIGAAQSHFGEMQGRFDLASRTNFNREFPLVALDDRESLLEGREALTAVNRLKRELLHMAVGADLMLDLHCDDQSLQYAYIDDAFWPEASDLAAALKMEAVFLSDGESTAFEEAVGYAWKHEGKAAKKTRLPGRLAVTVELRGRCDVYPEMAKADADGLWNFLAGRGVVRDDAFVATPYEGPAFALDNIEIIRAPQAGMVLFHRDIGDTVKEGDLLATIVTRPGMAEGDIEIRAPQEGLVATRSSARFARRRDDLMKIACAEPSKAKRKAGTLED; encoded by the coding sequence GTGCAGACATCCGAAATCGTGATTGCAGGCGACACACCGGGCATCGAGTGGCGGCTTCCCGTCATCCGTTTCAAGGGCAGCGATGCCAAAGCGCCATCCGTTTATATCCAGGCCGCCCTGCATGCCAATGAACTGCCGGGAACGGCGCTGTTGCATTTTCTCTGCGCACGGCTGCGCAAGGCGGATGAAGAGGGTGCCATTCTCGGCGATATCACCATCGTTCCGCAGGCCAATCCGATCGGCGCGGCCCAGTCGCATTTCGGCGAGATGCAGGGTCGTTTCGATCTGGCGTCCCGCACCAATTTCAACCGTGAATTTCCGCTCGTTGCGCTCGACGACAGGGAGAGCCTGCTGGAAGGGCGAGAGGCGCTGACGGCCGTTAACAGGCTGAAGCGCGAACTCTTGCATATGGCTGTTGGTGCGGACCTGATGCTGGACCTGCATTGCGATGACCAGTCGCTGCAATATGCCTATATCGACGATGCCTTCTGGCCAGAGGCCTCCGATCTCGCCGCAGCCTTGAAGATGGAAGCGGTGTTCCTTTCGGATGGTGAGAGCACTGCCTTCGAGGAAGCTGTCGGTTATGCCTGGAAGCATGAGGGCAAGGCGGCCAAGAAGACGCGGCTGCCCGGACGCCTCGCCGTCACTGTCGAGTTGCGCGGCCGCTGCGATGTCTATCCCGAGATGGCCAAGGCAGACGCTGATGGCCTCTGGAATTTTCTTGCCGGCCGCGGCGTGGTCCGCGATGATGCCTTTGTCGCGACGCCCTATGAAGGGCCGGCTTTTGCCCTCGACAATATCGAGATTATCCGCGCGCCGCAGGCCGGGATGGTGCTGTTCCATCGGGATATCGGGGATACCGTCAAAGAAGGCGATCTGCTCGCCACCATCGTCACGCGTCCCGGCATGGCCGAGGGCGATATCGAGATCAGGGCGCCGCAGGAGGGACTGGTCGCCACCCGTTCCTCGGCTCGTTTCGCCCGCCGGCGTGACGACCTGATGAAGATTGCCTGCGCGGAGCCGAGCAAGGCCAAGCGCAAGGCAGGGACACTGGAAGACTGA
- a CDS encoding arsenate reductase, which produces MTVKIYGIKNCDTMKMARAWLDGHGVAYAFHDYKGEGIDRATLTGWCDALGWEAVLNKTSTTFRGLPEADRQNLDQQKAIDLMLVQPSMIKRPLLDRGGHLTAGFKPDIYGAQFKG; this is translated from the coding sequence ATGACGGTCAAGATTTACGGCATCAAGAACTGCGATACGATGAAGATGGCGCGCGCCTGGCTTGACGGTCACGGTGTCGCCTATGCCTTCCACGACTACAAGGGCGAGGGTATCGACCGGGCGACGCTGACGGGCTGGTGCGATGCCTTGGGCTGGGAAGCCGTGCTCAACAAGACAAGCACCACATTCCGCGGCTTGCCGGAGGCAGATCGCCAGAACCTCGATCAGCAAAAGGCGATCGACCTCATGCTGGTGCAGCCATCGATGATCAAGCGACCGCTGCTCGACCGGGGCGGCCATCTCACGGCGGGCTTCAAGCCGGATATCTACGGGGCGCAGTTCAAGGGCTGA
- the ybaK gene encoding Cys-tRNA(Pro) deacylase, producing MSKTTRATQFLAKAGVAFTVHTYDYDPSADRIGMAAAEALGEEPCRVLKTLMAEVDGKPVCVVVPSDREVSMKKLAAAFSGKSANMMKPTDAERLTGYHVGGISPFGQKKLVPTAIEEAALAEPHVFINGGQRGLQVRLAPADALMALKAIVAPLVA from the coding sequence ATGTCGAAGACGACACGCGCAACGCAATTTCTCGCCAAGGCCGGCGTGGCCTTCACGGTTCACACCTACGACTATGACCCTTCCGCCGACCGCATCGGCATGGCGGCTGCCGAGGCGTTGGGCGAGGAACCTTGCCGGGTGTTGAAGACGCTGATGGCCGAAGTGGATGGCAAGCCGGTCTGCGTCGTGGTGCCATCGGATCGCGAAGTCAGCATGAAGAAACTGGCCGCGGCTTTTTCGGGCAAGTCCGCCAACATGATGAAGCCGACCGATGCCGAGCGGCTGACAGGCTATCATGTTGGAGGAATCAGCCCCTTCGGACAGAAGAAGCTCGTGCCGACCGCGATCGAAGAGGCGGCGCTCGCCGAGCCGCATGTGTTCATCAATGGCGGCCAACGCGGACTGCAGGTGCGACTGGCGCCTGCGGATGCGCTGATGGCACTGAAGGCGATTGTCGCGCCACTGGTGGCGTAA